The following proteins are co-located in the Myroides profundi genome:
- a CDS encoding NAD(P)H-dependent glycerol-3-phosphate dehydrogenase, giving the protein MNEYPKIAVIGGGSWATAIVKMLSENLTEIAWYMRNESALEEIKVNYHNPNYLSSVEFDVEQLRLTNDINKAISYADYVIFAIPSAFLSQEMSRLHVSLEGKVIVSAIKGIIPETSLIVGEHFHQTYNVPYENIAVITGPCHAEEVALERLSYLTIACQTEEYAKTISNCVSSHYIKAKTTDDIIGTEYAAVLKNIYAVACGIAHGLGYGDNFQALLMSNAIREMKKFIKKVHRMKRNINNSAYLGDLLVTGYSLFSRNRMFGNMIGKGYTVKSAQMEMNMIAEGYYASKSAYELNKQYGAKTPIINAVYDILYNGKDPKKVFRKLTEKLD; this is encoded by the coding sequence ATGAATGAATATCCGAAAATTGCAGTTATAGGTGGTGGGAGCTGGGCTACTGCTATAGTAAAAATGTTGAGCGAAAACCTAACTGAGATTGCTTGGTATATGCGTAACGAATCTGCATTAGAAGAGATAAAAGTTAATTATCACAATCCTAATTATCTAAGTTCTGTAGAATTTGATGTAGAACAATTAAGGTTGACAAATGATATTAACAAGGCAATCTCTTATGCGGATTATGTAATCTTCGCTATTCCGTCTGCGTTCTTGTCACAGGAGATGAGTAGACTACATGTTAGCCTAGAAGGGAAAGTTATCGTATCTGCGATTAAAGGGATTATCCCTGAGACGAGTCTTATCGTAGGAGAGCACTTCCATCAAACTTATAATGTACCATACGAGAACATTGCAGTAATCACTGGTCCATGTCATGCTGAAGAGGTGGCATTAGAACGTCTATCTTATTTAACGATTGCTTGTCAGACAGAAGAGTATGCTAAGACAATATCTAACTGTGTAAGCAGTCATTATATCAAAGCGAAAACAACGGATGATATTATCGGTACAGAGTATGCAGCAGTATTAAAGAATATCTATGCTGTAGCATGTGGTATCGCTCATGGTCTGGGCTATGGAGATAACTTCCAAGCTCTACTGATGAGTAATGCTATCCGTGAGATGAAGAAATTCATTAAGAAAGTGCATAGAATGAAGCGTAATATTAATAACTCTGCCTATTTAGGAGATTTATTAGTAACAGGATATTCTCTGTTCTCTCGTAACCGTATGTTTGGTAATATGATAGGTAAGGGGTATACTGTAAAGTCAGCTCAAATGGAGATGAATATGATTGCAGAAGGGTACTATGCTTCTAAAAGTGCTTATGAACTAAATAAGCAATATGGTGCTAAGACTCCGATAATCAATGCGGTATATGATATCTTGTACAATGGAAAAGATCCTAAAAAGGTATTCAGAAAACTTACTGAGAAATTAGATTAA
- a CDS encoding TerC family protein: protein MDHLINHPALLGVFGVVVIIMLLLDLGVFNKHSHTVSTKEALIWTAVWIGLAMCFSGVIYYYLDFENFARFQSAYWIEKALSVDNLFVFILVFTFFKVPKELHHRVLFWGILGALVFRAIFIFAGVEIINHTYLPAMEVFGRIVEINVVLTIFGIFLLISGIKSWFAKEEHDENEDLSKNFAVRMVHKFFKVSDEYDGEKFFTVKNGVRMVTPLFVALMVIEFTDVIFAVDSIPAIFAIAPDDPFILYTSNIFAILGLRSLYFLLANFMDRFSKLKYGLAIILSFIGIKMIVSPFYHVESLVSLSIIGGVLVLSVVASFMFPPKKD, encoded by the coding sequence ATGGATCATTTAATCAATCACCCTGCTTTATTAGGGGTATTTGGAGTAGTTGTTATTATCATGCTACTTTTAGACTTAGGAGTATTTAATAAACACAGTCACACTGTATCAACAAAAGAAGCATTGATCTGGACAGCGGTGTGGATAGGCTTAGCAATGTGTTTTAGTGGAGTTATTTATTATTACCTCGACTTCGAAAACTTTGCAAGGTTTCAATCAGCTTATTGGATAGAGAAAGCACTATCAGTAGATAATCTATTTGTATTTATATTGGTATTTACCTTCTTTAAGGTTCCAAAAGAATTACACCACAGAGTGTTGTTCTGGGGGATTTTAGGAGCTTTAGTATTTAGAGCTATCTTCATTTTTGCAGGTGTAGAGATTATTAATCATACATATCTACCTGCGATGGAAGTATTCGGTAGAATAGTAGAGATTAATGTGGTATTGACCATATTTGGTATCTTCTTGTTGATTTCAGGTATTAAGTCTTGGTTTGCAAAAGAGGAACACGATGAGAATGAAGACCTGTCTAAGAATTTTGCTGTACGTATGGTACATAAGTTCTTTAAGGTAAGTGATGAATATGATGGAGAGAAGTTCTTTACAGTGAAGAATGGAGTGCGTATGGTGACGCCATTATTCGTAGCATTAATGGTGATAGAGTTCACAGACGTGATCTTTGCAGTAGATAGTATACCTGCTATTTTTGCTATCGCACCAGATGATCCATTTATCTTATATACATCTAATATCTTTGCGATCTTAGGATTGAGATCATTATATTTCTTGTTAGCTAACTTTATGGATAGATTCTCTAAGTTAAAATATGGTTTAGCTATTATCTTATCTTTTATTGGTATCAAGATGATAGTATCACCATTCTACCACGTAGAATCATTAGTGTCATTAAGTATTATCGGAGGTGTATTAGTACTATCAGTAGTAGCATCATTTATGTTCCCTCCTAAAAAGGATTAA
- a CDS encoding YicC/YloC family endoribonuclease, whose protein sequence is MTGFGKACLQLPTKKITVEVKSLNSKSLDLNVRLPLMYREKELPLRNLIAQELERGKVDFSLYSEITAEETSNKINGPIVMAYIDQMKEIIPDADATELMKMAVRMPDALKVERAELDENEWKEIEKVITDAIANMKEFRASEGASLEQDFRLRIGNIRKYMDEVSVLDKERIVTVKERLRTNLVELQLNIDENRYEQEVIYYLEKMDITEEKVRLSKHLDYFIETLEGAEANGRKLGFIGQEMGREINTMGSKSNHAEMQKIVVKMKDELEKIKEQVLNVL, encoded by the coding sequence ATGACAGGATTTGGTAAGGCATGTTTGCAATTACCAACAAAGAAAATCACAGTAGAAGTAAAATCGCTTAATAGCAAAAGCTTAGATCTAAATGTTAGATTGCCTTTGATGTATAGAGAGAAAGAACTACCTCTTCGTAATCTTATAGCACAAGAATTAGAGCGTGGTAAAGTAGACTTCTCATTATATAGTGAGATTACAGCAGAAGAAACTTCTAATAAGATTAATGGCCCTATCGTGATGGCATATATTGATCAAATGAAGGAGATTATCCCTGATGCAGATGCTACAGAGCTTATGAAAATGGCTGTACGTATGCCTGATGCATTAAAAGTAGAGCGTGCTGAATTAGACGAGAATGAGTGGAAAGAGATAGAAAAGGTTATCACTGATGCTATCGCTAATATGAAGGAATTCCGAGCTAGTGAAGGAGCTTCATTAGAGCAAGACTTCAGACTGCGTATCGGTAACATCCGTAAGTATATGGATGAGGTATCTGTATTAGACAAAGAGCGTATCGTAACTGTAAAAGAAAGATTGCGTACGAACTTAGTAGAACTTCAGTTAAATATCGATGAGAATAGATATGAGCAAGAGGTGATCTACTATCTAGAAAAGATGGATATCACAGAGGAGAAAGTACGTCTGAGCAAACACTTGGATTACTTTATTGAAACACTTGAAGGAGCTGAGGCTAATGGTCGTAAACTTGGGTTTATCGGTCAAGAGATGGGACGTGAGATTAATACTATGGGATCTAAATCTAACCACGCTGAGATGCAGAAAATAGTGGTAAAGATGAAGGATGAATTAGAGAAGATAAAAGAGCAAGTACTAAACGTACTTTAG
- a CDS encoding ABC transporter ATP-binding protein, with the protein MIVVNNLVKSYGQQTVLNIPSLEITKGQSVGLVGNNGAGKTTFFSLLLDLIKPTQGSISNKGNVVSENEEWKKYTGSFFDDSFLIGYLTPEEYFYFVGELRGMSRTDIESYLNEYVSFFNGEVLNQRKYLRDFSKGNQKKVGIIAAFMGKPELVILDEPFANLDPTTQLRLKELVKQKMKDREITIIISSHDLQHTYEVSDRVIALEKGQIMKDVLTQDITFDALEEFFQV; encoded by the coding sequence ATGATAGTAGTAAATAATTTAGTAAAGTCTTATGGTCAACAGACTGTTTTAAATATACCTAGTTTAGAAATAACAAAAGGACAAAGTGTTGGATTGGTTGGGAATAATGGAGCTGGTAAAACGACCTTTTTTAGCCTTCTATTAGATCTAATCAAGCCTACTCAAGGGAGCATTTCTAATAAAGGGAATGTAGTTAGTGAAAATGAGGAATGGAAAAAGTATACAGGATCATTCTTTGATGATTCTTTTTTAATCGGGTATTTGACACCTGAAGAATATTTTTATTTCGTTGGTGAACTGAGAGGGATGTCTCGTACAGATATAGAAAGTTATTTAAACGAATATGTGAGTTTCTTCAATGGAGAAGTGCTGAATCAACGTAAATATTTGCGTGATTTCTCTAAAGGTAATCAAAAGAAGGTAGGTATTATAGCAGCTTTTATGGGAAAACCAGAGTTAGTTATCTTAGACGAACCGTTTGCTAATCTGGATCCGACTACACAGTTGAGATTAAAAGAATTGGTAAAACAAAAGATGAAAGATAGAGAGATCACAATTATTATATCAAGTCATGATCTTCAACATACTTATGAGGTGTCTGATCGTGTGATCGCCTTAGAAAAAGGACAAATCATGAAAGATGTCTTGACTCAGGATATCACGTTTGATGCATTAGAAGAGTTCTTTCAGGTATGA
- the nadD gene encoding nicotinate (nicotinamide) nucleotide adenylyltransferase — MKVGLYFGTFNPIHIGHLVIANHMVQYTDLDEVWMVVTPHSPLKKKKGLLEDFHRIHMVNLATADYDYIKPSDVEFNLPQPNYTVNTMAHLHERYPKHEFSLLMGQDNLDSLPKWKNYEVLLERYPIYVYPRIFSGKEEANPLLAHPNIHLVENAPIMEISATFIRDSIKEGKNIMPLLDKEVWKYIDHNLFYKK, encoded by the coding sequence ATGAAGGTAGGATTGTATTTTGGAACATTTAATCCTATTCATATCGGTCATTTAGTTATTGCTAACCATATGGTGCAGTACACTGACCTGGATGAAGTATGGATGGTGGTAACTCCTCATAGTCCTTTAAAGAAAAAGAAAGGTCTATTAGAGGATTTTCATAGGATACATATGGTTAATTTGGCTACGGCGGATTATGATTATATCAAGCCTTCTGACGTAGAGTTTAATTTGCCACAACCTAATTATACCGTGAATACGATGGCGCATCTACATGAGCGCTATCCTAAACATGAGTTTAGTTTATTAATGGGACAAGACAATCTAGATAGTCTGCCTAAGTGGAAGAACTACGAGGTGCTACTAGAGCGTTATCCTATCTATGTCTATCCTCGCATATTCAGTGGCAAAGAGGAGGCTAATCCTCTTCTAGCTCACCCGAATATACACTTAGTAGAGAATGCACCAATCATGGAGATCTCTGCTACGTTTATTAGAGACTCCATTAAAGAGGGGAAGAATATTATGCCTCTACTTGATAAAGAAGTGTGGAAGTATATAGACCACAACTTGTTTTATAAGAAATAA
- a CDS encoding dihydrofolate reductase family protein, translated as MRQVVLYISSSLDGYIAKSGDDLSFLDAVQREGEDYGYTAFVETIDTVLIGKRTYDWVVSQGHGFHHADKETYVMTRQNLPTEGNVTFYNGDLKELVSRLKSQEGKDIFCDGGAQLVNRLLKDGLIDKIVLSVIPVLLGGGTRLFDIGIPESKLKLESTKSFESGLVQLYYSLIK; from the coding sequence ATGAGACAGGTAGTATTATACATTTCGAGTAGTTTGGATGGTTATATCGCAAAATCAGGGGATGATTTGAGTTTCTTGGATGCTGTACAGCGAGAAGGAGAAGATTATGGTTATACCGCTTTTGTAGAAACGATTGATACGGTCTTGATCGGAAAGCGTACGTATGACTGGGTAGTAAGTCAAGGACATGGATTTCATCATGCAGATAAAGAGACGTATGTCATGACTAGACAAAATTTACCTACAGAAGGTAATGTGACTTTCTATAATGGTGATCTAAAGGAATTAGTATCTAGATTGAAATCACAAGAGGGTAAAGATATATTCTGCGATGGAGGAGCACAGTTAGTCAACAGATTATTGAAGGATGGACTCATAGATAAGATCGTATTATCTGTTATCCCAGTATTATTAGGTGGAGGTACTAGATTATTTGATATCGGTATACCAGAGTCTAAGTTAAAGTTAGAGAGTACAAAGTCTTTTGAATCAGGATTAGTACAATTATATTATAGCTTAATCAAGTAG
- a CDS encoding c-type cytochrome, which translates to MKIKNVLSILCCLGVLVTLFAFSSSTLVTESKAGDTEWKNLKVLPKNISNDSLKGLMRGYNDALGVKCGYCHTTVEGTDKLDFAADTKKEKEYARGMITMTQKINAENFNWQNHPKPETIDVVSCAMCHRGHTSPTKSLKL; encoded by the coding sequence ATGAAAATTAAAAACGTATTGAGTATTTTATGCTGTTTAGGTGTATTAGTAACATTGTTTGCTTTTAGCTCGTCAACTCTTGTAACAGAAAGTAAAGCAGGAGATACAGAGTGGAAGAACTTAAAGGTATTACCGAAAAATATTTCTAATGACAGCCTTAAAGGGCTAATGAGAGGTTATAATGATGCGTTAGGAGTGAAATGTGGATACTGTCATACTACAGTAGAAGGAACAGATAAACTAGACTTCGCTGCAGATACAAAAAAAGAAAAAGAGTACGCTCGAGGTATGATCACAATGACTCAAAAAATCAATGCAGAGAACTTTAATTGGCAGAATCACCCGAAACCTGAGACCATCGATGTAGTATCATGTGCGATGTGTCATAGAGGACACACTAGCCCTACAAAATCTTTAAAATTATAG
- the gmk gene encoding guanylate kinase → MQRGKLIVFSAPSGSGKTTIVRHLLEQEDLNLAFSISCTSREPRGEEVNGKDYYFISLDEFKQNIKGEKFLEWEEVYRDNFYGTLSSEVERLWAEGKNVIFDIDVAGGLRIKRKFPNETLAVFVKPPSIDELKIRLKKRSTESEDKINMRIAKASVELATAPQFDMIIKNYDLDTAKNEAVELVKNFIK, encoded by the coding sequence ATGCAAAGAGGTAAGTTAATCGTTTTCTCTGCTCCATCTGGTTCAGGTAAAACTACAATAGTAAGACATTTATTAGAACAAGAAGATTTGAACCTAGCGTTCTCTATCTCTTGTACATCTCGTGAACCAAGAGGGGAAGAGGTGAATGGTAAAGATTACTATTTTATTTCTCTTGATGAGTTTAAACAAAATATAAAAGGGGAGAAGTTCTTAGAATGGGAAGAGGTATATAGAGATAACTTCTATGGAACACTTAGTAGTGAAGTAGAGCGTCTGTGGGCAGAAGGTAAGAATGTAATATTCGATATCGATGTAGCAGGAGGTCTTCGTATTAAACGTAAATTCCCAAATGAGACTTTAGCTGTATTTGTGAAACCACCTAGTATAGATGAATTGAAGATTCGTCTTAAAAAGCGTTCTACAGAGAGTGAAGATAAGATCAATATGCGTATTGCGAAAGCTTCAGTAGAATTAGCTACAGCTCCTCAGTTTGATATGATTATTAAGAATTACGACTTAGATACAGCGAAGAATGAGGCTGTAGAGTTAGTAAAGAACTTTATAAAGTAA
- a CDS encoding iron-containing alcohol dehydrogenase, producing MLNFELYNPTRLLYGKGQIGEIANLIDKKSKVLIVYGGGSIKKNGVYDQVIKALEGYEVVEFSGVEPNPRYETLVKAVDLIKKEKVDFILGVGGGSVIDGVKFISAAVHYEGDVIDIIQKKLNVNWKAMPYGAILTLPATGSEMNCGAVVTIEATQEKLSFSGEVLYPVFSVCDPTVIASLPEKQIANGITDAFVHVLEQYITFPQGAPLQDRFAESILQTLIEVAPKILKDPTDYDAAMNYMWCCTMALNGLISKGVKEDWVTHAIGHELTVLYGIDHGRTLAIIGPNLYSVMFDTKKEKLAQFGRRVFTLEGSDDEVARLAIERMIAFFHSLGVATKLSDYTEDGEKAVEWIAERFNERGWLAMGEKKNITIDKVREIVKLSL from the coding sequence ATGTTGAATTTTGAATTATATAACCCTACTCGTTTATTGTACGGGAAAGGACAGATAGGTGAGATAGCTAATCTAATCGATAAAAAGAGTAAGGTACTAATCGTATACGGTGGAGGTAGTATTAAGAAGAATGGTGTTTATGATCAAGTGATAAAGGCTTTAGAAGGGTATGAAGTAGTTGAGTTTTCGGGAGTAGAACCTAATCCTCGATATGAGACATTAGTGAAAGCTGTTGATCTGATTAAGAAAGAAAAGGTAGACTTTATCCTTGGTGTAGGAGGAGGAAGTGTGATAGATGGGGTTAAGTTTATATCTGCAGCTGTGCACTATGAAGGAGATGTCATAGATATTATTCAGAAAAAACTAAATGTGAACTGGAAGGCTATGCCTTATGGTGCGATACTGACATTGCCTGCTACAGGTAGTGAGATGAACTGTGGTGCCGTGGTAACGATAGAGGCTACACAAGAGAAGTTATCATTCTCAGGAGAGGTATTATATCCTGTGTTCTCTGTATGTGATCCTACTGTGATTGCTTCTTTGCCTGAGAAGCAGATTGCTAATGGTATAACAGATGCATTCGTCCATGTGTTAGAACAGTATATTACTTTTCCTCAAGGTGCACCTTTACAAGATAGGTTTGCAGAGAGTATCTTACAGACCTTAATAGAAGTAGCTCCTAAGATATTAAAGGATCCTACTGATTATGATGCAGCGATGAACTATATGTGGTGCTGTACGATGGCTCTAAATGGGTTAATATCGAAAGGAGTAAAAGAAGATTGGGTGACACATGCTATTGGTCATGAATTGACTGTGTTATATGGTATAGATCACGGTCGTACATTAGCTATTATAGGCCCTAATTTATATAGCGTGATGTTTGACACGAAGAAGGAGAAATTAGCGCAGTTCGGTAGACGAGTATTTACTCTAGAAGGTAGCGATGATGAGGTAGCTAGACTGGCTATAGAGCGTATGATAGCGTTCTTTCATTCTCTAGGAGTTGCTACTAAATTGAGTGATTATACTGAAGATGGGGAGAAGGCTGTAGAGTGGATTGCTGAACGATTTAATGAAAGGGGATGGCTAGCAATGGGAGAAAAGAAAAATATAACAATTGACAAAGTAAGAGAAATAGTCAAACTAAGTTTATAA
- a CDS encoding DUF5687 family protein has protein sequence MRKLFVFLEKKRLSRSNDKTMNTILVVFKWIAIVYFGLLFLVMGMSGFFIIEDMNLGMGSPIQVISRFWMYYMVMEMFMRFTLQKLPTATIKPLLVLPFPKIKIVNFYIGSSFISAFNFIQLLFILPFAIVSMVQGYSVLGVIAWMIAVYLCVCTMHFVNILIESYKSVFIAVIVVFGLLAAIQYYQLFDSTLYTQHLLYSVYEYPALVLVYGGVLWLAIKMTVHYYAKNMYMDDLLKVKVEVATTREMKWLDGFGTYASFLKNDLRLITRNKRARTTVLMSVLFMFYGFLILRPTEMGGYPTFMLIFVAFFVSGGFLMMFGQYVPSWDSSYYSFMMTQNITYKNYLKSKWLIIALGTGVSMLAAVLYIWTSMDLVYLIIANGVFNIGINGYIVLWGGAYLKSPVDLTANKNVFADKNAFNLRVMLISLPKLFLPILIYYIGFWVYGFWGGFTLLTGIGIIGMFFQNQAFKYIEKIYKQEKYSTIEAFKSK, from the coding sequence ATGCGTAAGTTGTTTGTTTTTTTAGAAAAGAAAAGATTGTCTCGAAGCAATGATAAGACCATGAATACGATATTGGTTGTCTTTAAGTGGATAGCGATAGTGTATTTTGGTTTACTGTTTTTGGTAATGGGGATGAGTGGATTCTTTATTATCGAAGATATGAATCTAGGTATGGGATCACCTATACAGGTGATTAGTAGATTTTGGATGTATTATATGGTGATGGAGATGTTTATGAGGTTTACACTTCAGAAGTTGCCTACTGCTACTATAAAACCATTGCTCGTACTGCCTTTCCCTAAGATTAAGATCGTAAACTTCTATATAGGAAGTTCATTCATCAGTGCGTTTAACTTTATTCAGTTACTATTTATTCTTCCATTTGCGATAGTTAGTATGGTACAGGGATATTCTGTTCTAGGAGTGATTGCTTGGATGATAGCTGTCTATTTATGTGTGTGTACGATGCACTTTGTCAATATACTGATAGAGTCTTATAAATCTGTTTTTATAGCTGTTATAGTCGTATTCGGCTTATTAGCTGCGATTCAGTATTACCAATTATTTGACAGCACTTTATACACACAGCACTTGTTGTATAGTGTGTATGAATATCCTGCATTAGTATTAGTCTACGGTGGAGTGTTATGGTTAGCTATTAAGATGACAGTGCATTACTACGCTAAGAATATGTATATGGATGATCTGCTAAAGGTCAAGGTAGAAGTAGCGACTACACGTGAGATGAAATGGTTAGATGGATTTGGAACGTATGCTTCTTTTCTTAAGAATGATTTGCGACTAATCACTCGTAATAAAAGAGCACGCACAACAGTATTAATGAGTGTATTATTTATGTTCTACGGATTCCTTATACTTCGCCCAACAGAAATGGGAGGGTATCCGACCTTTATGCTAATCTTCGTTGCCTTCTTTGTATCAGGTGGTTTCCTAATGATGTTTGGACAGTATGTGCCTAGTTGGGATTCTTCTTATTACTCTTTTATGATGACTCAGAATATCACGTATAAGAATTATTTAAAGTCTAAATGGTTAATTATTGCATTGGGAACTGGTGTGTCTATGTTGGCGGCGGTATTGTATATCTGGACGAGTATGGATCTAGTGTATTTGATCATTGCGAATGGAGTGTTTAATATTGGTATTAATGGTTATATCGTATTATGGGGAGGTGCTTATCTAAAAAGCCCTGTAGATCTAACAGCGAACAAGAATGTGTTTGCAGATAAGAATGCATTTAATCTAAGGGTAATGCTGATCTCGCTACCGAAGCTCTTTTTGCCTATTCTAATCTATTATATCGGCTTTTGGGTATATGGTTTTTGGGGAGGATTCACCTTGTTAACCGGAATAGGGATCATAGGCATGTTCTTCCAAAATCAGGCGTTTAAGTACATAGAGAAAATTTATAAACAAGAAAAATATAGCACAATAGAGGCTTTTAAATCTAAGTAA